The Leptolyngbya sp. 'hensonii' DNA segment CCCCAATGCCTTTGGTCTTTACGACCTGCACGGGAATGTCTGGGAATGGTGTGCGGATCACTGGCATGAGGATTATACAGAGAAACCAGATGCCTTGAAATCGGACGGAAATACCCCCTGGGAAACGGCTCAAACTGTCTCTAGGAGAGCCTTGCGGGGTGGTTCCTGGAACTACCTTCCGAGGAATTGCCGCTCTGCGTTTCGCTATCCTAATGCGCCGGACGTTCGCTACGACTTCGTCGGTTTTCGTGTTGTGAGTCGTTTCCCCAGGGCTGTTCAGTAGCGCTTTATACTCTAGCTCTTTTGCCCTTTACGCTTGTTTCTTTACCCTTCTGGCTGGCGCGAAGCGCCAAAAATTTTTTTGGGGCCATTGGGGGTTGATCCCCTCCTGGGAGGGGTGGGTTTAGCTACATCGTCCCAATATTGCCTCTACCCCCTAATCTGACTTATCGCATACTGGTAACAGGCCATTCAATCTGCATTCAATGAGTACAGTCCTTGCCACCCCGATCAGCCAAATTGAATTGTCTCCCGATAGTGCGATTCGGATCAGCGGCGTATCCTGGGAAGGCTATATTGCGTTGCTGCAAGAATTGGGGAACGATCGCTCAACCCGCATTGCCTACGACGATGGAGTATTAGAAATCAGAATGCCTGGTCAGCCTCACGAAGCGGCCAATCGTGTGTTAGCCGCGATCGCCTTTGCCCTGGCCGAAGAACTGGGGGTTGACTTTAACAATATGGGTTCTACAGCGTTTTTTATGCTGGTGAGGCACAGTAACAGCAATGAGAGAACCAGTTCCTTAAGTCGCTCGATGACACCTGGGAGAAAGCTTCATCAATAGCTTTGGCAAGTTCTGGATAACTGCGTGCCTTAATCGAACGCAGAATGCTC contains these protein-coding regions:
- a CDS encoding Uma2 family endonuclease, whose protein sequence is MSTVLATPISQIELSPDSAIRISGVSWEGYIALLQELGNDRSTRIAYDDGVLEIRMPGQPHEAANRVLAAIAFALAEELGVDFNNMGSTAFFMLVRHSNSNERTSSLSRSMTPGRKLHQ